The proteins below are encoded in one region of Ochotona princeps isolate mOchPri1 chromosome 24, mOchPri1.hap1, whole genome shotgun sequence:
- the ASPHD1 gene encoding aspartate beta-hydroxylase domain-containing protein 1, whose amino-acid sequence MPFVPRDAQRHDVELLENSFPAILRDFGAVSWDFSGTSPLPRGWSPALGPGCYQLLLYQAGRCQPSNCRRCPGAYRALRGLRSFMSANTFGNAGFSVLLPGARLEGRCGPTNARVRCHLGLKIPSGCELVVGGEPQCWAEGHCLLVDDSFLHTVAHNGNPEDGPRVVFIVDLWHPNVAGAERQALDYVFAPDP is encoded by the exons ATGCCCTTTGTGCCGCGGGATGCTCAGCGGCACGACGTGGAGCTCTTGGAAAACAGCTTCCCTGCCATCCTGCGTGACTTTGGGGCTGTGAGCTGGGACTTCTCAGGGACTAGTCCCCTGCCTCGGGGCTGGTCCCCAGCACTGGGGCCTGGCTGCTACCAGCTCCTGCTCTACCAAGCAGGCCGCTGCCAACCCAGCAACTGCCGCCGATGCCCGGGTGCCTACCGGGCCCTGCGGGGCCTGCGAAGCTTCATGAGTGCCAACACCTTTGGCAATGCTGGCTTCTCCGTCCTCCTGCCCGGAGCTCGGCTCGAGGGTCGCTGCGGGCCCACCAATGCTCGCGTCCGCTGCCACCTGG GCCTGAAGATCCCCTCTGGCTGTGAGCTGGTGGTCGGGGGTGAGCCCCAGTGTTGGGCTGAGGGGCACTGTCTACTGGTGGATGACTCCTTCCTGCACACAGTAGCCCACAATG GCAACCCAGAAGACGGGCCGCGAGTGGTGTTCATCGTGGACCTTTGGCACCCCAACGTAGCTGGGGCCGAGCGTCAGGCCCTGGACTACGTCTTTGCACCAGACCCTTGA
- the KCTD13 gene encoding BTB/POZ domain-containing adapter for CUL3-mediated RhoA degradation protein 1: MSAEASDPAAAAAASLEVPKPSALEPGSAAACSLKPLTPNSKYVKLNVGGSLHYTTLRTLTGQDTMLKAMFSGRVEVLTDAGGWVLIDRSGRHFGTILNYLRDGSVPLPESARELGELLGEARYYLVQGLIEDCQLALQQKKENLSPLCLIPTLTSPREEQQLLASTSKPVVKLLHNRSNNKYSYTSTSDDNLLKNIELFDKLALRFHGRLLFLKDVLGDEICCWSFYGQGRKIAEVCCTSIVYATEKKQTKVEFPEARIFEETLNILIYETPRGPDPALLEATGGAAGGGRAGRGEDEETREHRVRRIHVRRHITHDERPHGQQIVFKD, encoded by the exons ATGTCGGCCGAGGCTTCGGACCCGGCGGCAGCCGCGGCCGCGTCCCTGGAAGTCCCTAAGCCCTCGGCACTGGAGCCTGGCTCGGCCGCCGCGTGCAGTCTGAAGCCGCTGACCCCGAACAGCAAGTATGTGAAGTTGAACGTGGGCGGTTCGCTGCACTACACCACGCTGCGTACCCTCACGGggcaggacacgatgctcaagGCCATGTTCAGCGGCCGCGTGGAGGTGCTCACGGACGCCGGAG GATGGGTGCTCATTGACCGCAGTGGCCGCCACTTTGGTACCATCCTCAACTACCTGCGGGACGGATCGGTGCCACTGCCCGAGAGTGCCAGAGAacttggggagctgctgggcGAAGCACGCTACTACCTGGTTCAGGGCCTGATCGAGGACTGccagctggccctgcag CAAAAAAAGGAGAACCTGTCGCCACTGTGCCTCATCCCAACCCTGACATCTCCCCGGGaggagcagcagctcctggccagCACCTCCAAG CCGGTGGTGAAGCTGCTGCACAACCGCAGTAACAACAAGTACTCCTACACCAG TACCTCTGATGACAACCTGCTTAAGAACATTGAGCTGTTTGACAAGCTGGCCCTGCGCTTCCACGGACGGTTGCTCTTCCTCAAGGACGTGCTGGGCGATGAGATCTGCTGCTGGTCCTTCTATGGGCAGGGCCGCAAGATTGCCGAGGTCTGCTGCACGTCCATCGTGTATGCCACGGAGAAAAAGCAGACCAAG GTGGAATTCCCAGAGGCCCGGATCTTTGAAGAGACCCTGAACATTCTGATCTACGAGACCCCCAGAGGCCCAGACCCAGCACTCCTGGAGGCCACAGGAGGCGCAGCTGGAGGAGGTAGGGCAGGCCGCGGGGAGGATGAGGAGACGCGAGAGCACCGTGTCCGCAGAATCCACGTTCGGCGCCACATCACCCACGATGAGCGTCCTCATGGCCAGCAGATTGTTTTCAAGGACTGA